A window of Mycolicibacterium madagascariense genomic DNA:
CCGCTCCTCGGCGTTGTAGGGGACGAGCTTGTCGACGCGGGCGAGGACTTCTTCCTGCCAGGCGAAGCCCGTCATCTTCTTGCCCGCGATGAGGTAGGAGCCGTCGGACAGCGTGGTGTCGAGTAGGCCGCAGTAGCCGTGACACACCGAGGCGACGACGTCGCCGCGCTCGTAGATCGCCCGGGTGATGCGTTGCAGGCCATGGCTATTGGGGAAGTCGTACATGACGGCGTGGCCGCCGGTGAAGAAGACGGCGTCGTAGTCGGCCGAGTCGACGTCGTCGGGGCTCTTGGTGTTCTGCAGCAGCGCCATCTTGGCGGGGTCGGCGCGCCACGCCTTGGCGGTCTTGTCGTAGTTGGGGAACTTGAGCGACCTGGGTTCCAGTGGCACCTTGCCGCCGGCGGGGCTGACGAGGGTCTGCTCGAAACCGTGCTCGTCGAAGACGTGCCAGGCGTGCGTGAGCTCGGAGAGCCAGAGGCCGGTTGGGTGGTTGGGGTCGTCGTAGTGGGCGACGTTGGTCACTACGTTGAGGATTCGCTTCGTCATTCGTCGTCGTCCTTGGTGCGTGTGAGGTCGTCTCTAGTGCAGTGCTTTCCGCAGTGCGTCGATCGCCAATCCGCGGG
This region includes:
- a CDS encoding type 1 glutamine amidotransferase domain-containing protein, whose translation is MTKRILNVVTNVAHYDDPNHPTGLWLSELTHAWHVFDEHGFEQTLVSPAGGKVPLEPRSLKFPNYDKTAKAWRADPAKMALLQNTKSPDDVDSADYDAVFFTGGHAVMYDFPNSHGLQRITRAIYERGDVVASVCHGYCGLLDTTLSDGSYLIAGKKMTGFAWQEEVLARVDKLVPYNAEERAKERGARYEKGKIPFLSYTVVDGNLVTGQNPGSAKETAKKVAALLH